The following nucleotide sequence is from Sphingomonas panacisoli.
GGACAAAATCCATGAACTTTCGGCCGTTGCACGACCGCGTTCTCGTCCGCCGTATCGAGGCCGACGAAAAGACCGCGGGCGGGATCATCATCCCCGACACCGCCAAGGAAAAGCCGCAGGAAGGCGAAGTGATCGCTGCCGGCGCCGGCACCAAGGACGAGACCGGCAAGGTCACGCCGCTCGACGTGAAGGCGGGCGACAAGATTCTGTTCGGCAAATGGTCGGGTACCGAGGTCAAGCTGAACGGCGAAGACCTGCTGATCATGAAGGAATCCGACATCCTGGGGATCGTCGGCTAACCTGACTTTTCATGCCGGTGCGAACAACCGCGCCAGTGTCAACTTCGTGTCAACTTAGAGATTTGAAAGGGTAGCCATCATGGCAGCCAAGGACGTAAAATTCAGCCGCGACGCGCGTGAGCGCATCCTGCGTGGCGTCGATATCCTCGCCGACGCAGTGAAGGTCACGCTGGGGCCGAAGGGCCGCAACGTCGTGATCGAAAAGAGCTACGGCGCGCCGCGCATCACCAAGGATGGCGTCACCGTCGCCAAGGAAATCGAGCTCAAGGACAAGTTCGAGAACATGGGCGCGCAGATGCTGCGCGAAGTCGCCTCGCGCACCAAC
It contains:
- the groES gene encoding co-chaperone GroES — protein: MNFRPLHDRVLVRRIEADEKTAGGIIIPDTAKEKPQEGEVIAAGAGTKDETGKVTPLDVKAGDKILFGKWSGTEVKLNGEDLLIMKESDILGIVG